Below is a genomic region from Chelmon rostratus isolate fCheRos1 chromosome 7, fCheRos1.pri, whole genome shotgun sequence.
GCATCTTATGAGAGTCAAGTTCTCGGGTAATACTGGTCTAGTATCCCTACCTTGAAGTTTCGGGATATAATTAAGTTCCTGAGAGTTAGGACTGTCAAGTGCATATGCCCAGCAGGCCACAGGCGTTCTTTAGACCCGGGTGTCTGCTGACGTGCATGGTCTCTGGGGAGGAGAATTTAATAAAAGTAGCACAGGTCTCGCGGGTGTGTGCcttggctgcagcactggccaGGATGTGCATGATCCTCAGCAGGACGGtctcactgaaaaacacaaagcatacAGACGTCAAAACTGACACACAGGATGGATGAGGACAAACTAAGAACACCAGTGAAGTTCAGACCACAAAGAAGCCAGAGCTCAGCGATGATGCCAGGGTAACGGCTGTCAAAAGGACACTGCTTCTTAAGAGTCGGGGTACATACCTGCCGACATGGACGCTGGAGGCCAGACACCAAGCAGCCTCCCCTTCCGGTGTCGGGGGCTCCTGTAGAACTTGGCGGGACAAGCAGAGGGCCGCTCCTGCCAGCTGCACAGGCAGAAACACCACACACTGGCCCTCCAGGAGAGACAGCTCCAGCAGATAGCGAGCCATCCACACCACCTGGCGGCACACAGGACACTTCAGATCTCACATACTGAGAAATGACCTCACTGACACCTGTCACACATGGTGTATACGTACCTTAGCGCTGCAGCGAGCAATGGAGGCAAGGAGAATGAGGAAATGCAGAGGGGGACAGTAGGACAAATCAAACTTGAGCCCACAGAGGACTTTGCGCTCCATACGCAGCAGCTGATGCTTAGTGTAGGTGTGGTCCATTAAGTAGCAGAGTCCAGACacctggaaaacaaatgtgattcAGCTACAATTTATCTCCTGGCTTTCTCAGAAGCTACCAAcgtttctgtcactgttttggttctTCACATCTGTAACcagctaaaaataaaacctaaagAATCATTTGCTCGACTCAGCCAGCTACAAACCAATCATGGATTATTTAGATGTGTCAGCAGAGCCCCTGCGCATCCAAGCAAGTTTATCACAGTGTAGCTTTACCATTTGGAGAGGCAGCATACCTCAGGCAGGAGGCACTCTTCCTTTTTTGCAGCAAGGAAGAGGCAAACCATCCCGAGGAGCTGCAGGTTGGCTGTGGTCACCTTGACCTGCTGCAGGGAGCGGTTGAGGAGGTGCACGGCCAGATAGAGGGTCTCAGCCTGAAACTGCATCATCTCCTGGCAAGCAATAAACAGTGCATTCAAGACCAAAATGATtcacaataaatatataagttTAAAGCAGTAggtgacattttgggaaatgagcttgttcactttcttgctgatAGACGATTGATGGTGCATTGAGCTACAAAACCCCCCAAAACCACAATTTTACACATCACGTTTTTTCTACAGATTGAACAAATTTAATTATTAAGCTTTTGAGGTGCTGGtttattacctttggacagagtcaggctagcgATTTAACCCTGTTTAGTCTTCATACTGAGCTAAGCAGCTGCTATAACTTCATATTCATCACAAACgtgtggtatcaatcttctcatttaactgtCTGCAAGAAAGTGGAAAAGCTTATTTCTTAAAATGTGGAATTATTCTTATGTAGCCTCATTCCCAATGGAACgtggattttctttttccctgACAGGCAGCTCAGGTGTTTGCTTTGGCACCTAAGACAAAACAGCCATTCTTTTTCTATAGTTTATAGAGAAGAATCCCTCCATCTATACTGAGACTTACATGAACTTGAATGAGCCAGTCTACCAGGACAGCACGAGTGACCTCAGTGAAATGCCGGGGCAGGTCAGCGTTGGGAAAACAGTACTGTGTCTGAGTTCTCTGCAGGGAGAAACCAGAGAACAGGAGGTACACAccaatatatatattatatatatatatatatatatatatatatgcagtgtGAGAAGTGTCTGTGCTGCCCCTCAATTAGTGACAATGTCTGCATGCAGTGCATTTTAGGAATATCGTTCCTTTCTTAAAgagaatattagaaacactaGATAAATGTGTGAAGCCCTTGTGACCCCTGCTCATTATGTCTCACCATCATATCCAAGAACATGTCCCAGGCGTATGTCCGGTCCCATATGAGGTCCAGCTTCTCCAGTGCCATCTCCACTTCATGGCGCAGCAAGCTGGGCAACAGCGCCTGTAGGCTGTGAAGGCCCTGCAGCCCGAGGGGCAGCACAGACTCGTCCACACACCCATCTGCTGCACAGGATGGaaaggaggacaaggaggaggaaTAATAGAAATATTAATATCATGCAAACTGTTTTGTGCAGCTTGTTTTGTGGTGGATTGTTCATGCAACACCGGATGTCAAAATGAACAGCATGTTGTTATAAGATTCTGGTGTGAAAAGAAGTTTGGTAATGATTACACTACCAGCTGAGCATGTTTCCCCGTCTTCTTGGAACCCCATGATGTCTTCACTTGCTTGCATTGATAACCTCCTCTCCTGCAAACAGACAGCACCTTACATCAGTGCGACATGTGCGTGAAAGTGGGATTGCTATGATcgtgacagaaaaaaaaaaagtgctcgGTACTCATATCTGAAGCTCTGAGTGGATGCACACTCTTATTCACAGATCAGCAAGACTGCAGATAGAAGCCTCTATTACTGTCTATCACCATGCAAGACTGACATGCCGGGAAAAGAAGCTAAAACACGAGGTGAGATCAGAGGGACGCTGCATGTGTTGTGGCGAAGATGACAGGCAGGAAAGAGAAGACGTACCCATCTGCGCTCTGTCTCCATTTTGAAAGAGGCCATCCTGGACTCGTCCACCTCTACAGGCTGCCAGCGATCTATGGGCCCACAGGCATTAGCCCAGGCTCTTAATGGGGCTCGCCTCTCATCCGcctggagggaaaacacagtCTTGGCACAGATACTGATGTGATGATTTTTGTTACAACTAATGACAAAAATCTTGTGTCTTTGAGTGACTAAGCGGCTGCAGTTAATATTGTGTGACACTCAGTTCTCAGTGGACAGAAATGCCATGAAATTCATTTCCTCAAAGAGcagttttgtttctgctcaAGGCTCAAGTTCCAGCTGTCTAATCAGGGACTCAAGCACACCTGAGATCATGGCAGGTGAATGCAATACATTGAAATCatggtttgatttgttttcttctgttcatTTTGAAACTAATTATTCAGTAAATACTATCTAGGCCTAATATCTATCACCAGTGATTTAGG
It encodes:
- the LOC121609163 gene encoding cyclin N-terminal domain-containing protein 2; protein product: MARTGFCDSKPLLDLHKKADERRAPLRAWANACGPIDRWQPVEVDESRMASFKMETERRWERRLSMQASEDIMGFQEDGETCSAGSVIADGCVDESVLPLGLQGLHSLQALLPSLLRHEVEMALEKLDLIWDRTYAWDMFLDMMRTQTQYCFPNADLPRHFTEVTRAVLVDWLIQVHEMMQFQAETLYLAVHLLNRSLQQVKVTTANLQLLGMVCLFLAAKKEECLLPEVSGLCYLMDHTYTKHQLLRMERKVLCGLKFDLSYCPPLHFLILLASIARCSAKVVWMARYLLELSLLEGQCVVFLPVQLAGAALCLSRQVLQEPPTPEGEAAWCLASSVHVGSETVLLRIMHILASAAAKAHTRETCATFIKFSSPETMHVSRHPGLKNACGLLGICT